A segment of the Bacillus sp. es.034 genome:
TTATCAGGCCATTAAGTCCATCAATCATTTTCATGATAACGGAAAAGCTAAATTTTCAACGTGGCTGTGTTCAATCGCTAAAAATGTTTGGCTACAAGAATTAAATCGTGAAAGAAAGAAGCACCGGTTAGTGGAATCACTAGGCAATGAACCTGCTCCCATTAACAGTTTGGAAGAACAATATATTCAAAATGAAGACAAAATCCTCTTTTTCAAACAGGCTCAACAACTTAGCGAGAAAAAACGTGAACTTCTCTATCTCAGGTTATTAGGAGATTTATCTTTCAAAGAGATTGGCTCGATTTTGGGAGAAACAGAAAACTGGGCCAGAGTCACATTTTACCGTGCCAAACAACAAATAAGAAAGGGTGATAAAAAGTATGAATCATAATGTTTTTAAAGATTTAGTTCCGAGCTATATTGAACATTTAACAAGTGAAGAGACCAATAGTCAGATGGAAGTACATATGGAGCAGTGTAAAAACTGTCGAGAATACTTACAGGACATGCAAGAAGAATGGTTGTCGGAAAATGTACATGAACAGGCAAAAGAGGATAAAAATATTGACTATTTAAAAAAGGTGCGATCTAACAACAGAAAGAAAATACTCACGATTGTCACTTCTCTGCTATCCCTTTTTCTCATTTTGATCCTTGGCTATTACCTACTCTTCATCAGAATGTGGATAGCAGATACAAAAGATGTTGAAACAACCATTCAAAATCAAGGAAACACAGTTACTCTGTCATTTAAATCGAAACAAGACAACCATCATCTGTTAATTAGAAAAGAACAGCTGAATCAAGAGTATACTGACTGGATGATTGTTTATGAGAAACGGGAAGATCTATCCACAAAGGAAAACCTGAAGGATGAGATTAACATCACCTATACTTTCCTGGATGAAAACACGTTACTACTGGATAATGGCAAAGAGAAAAAACTGACAGACGATGACAAAATATCCATCCAATATAAAAACAGCACGAAAGACATCTCATTAAAAGATTTATACCATCATGAAAATTAAAGACAATAACATGCATAAAGCCATGGGGACAGGTTCCGTGGCTTTATTGTGTACCAAGGTACCTGTCCCCACGGCTTTTTATTAAACTTGATGAACAATCTCCAATAGTCGCTTTGGATCTTCGGAAGAAACCCTTTCTGACAATCTTGCTGCGGCGATGATTGGCGCCCATTGGAAAATTTCATCTTTGGACAGACCGCTTTTCTCACAATACAGGCGCATATACAATTCCGCCAGCTCCTCTGAGACCTGGGAATACAGGAGATAGCTCCGATAGACGTCAGCCCGTCTATCCCCTGCACTGGAATCAACCCAGTCGATGATGGTGACGTTATTCTCTGACAGGATTAAGTTATATAAATGAAAATCTCCGTGGCAGAGCTTTTTTTCAAAGATCATGGAATCTAGTTTTTTCAGTAAACGAGTCTTTACCCCATCTTCCAAATCAGGTGCAGATTCAATTTGGCGTCGCAGTTTTTCGGACATCGGTTCAATGGAATGAGCGTTGATCTGATGCATGCGCATTTGGATATCTACAGACATGCCCATATAGTACTCCGCTTTTTCCATATGGTCAGTCAGGAGATCCCCTAGTGTTCTTCCTTTTATATGTTCCATGATGATGACCTGTTTTCCGTCCAAGTTTGTGACATCATAGATTTCAGGTACATGCAGCCCACATGAATGGGCATACTGCTGCTTTTTTGCTTCTTTTTGGGATTCCTCGACTGGTAGGGATTCGTTAAAGACTTTGTATATTTTATTTTTGTAGAGATAGACTTTGGCTGTGTTTCCGGTTGCAATGGGAGTTCCTATGATCATTGTGTTTCGCCCCTTATCCTCTAGCATCTTCTATAATATAAAGGAACTTCTTTATCAAAGAAGTCCCTGGCTTTAAGGCTTATTCCAAAAAAACGTCGTCACCACAAATGGAAGAAGAATCCCGATTACTAATATGAGACCATTTCCAAACAGGCCAATTTTTCTGTAGATCGTTTTTTTACCGAACAAAGCTGCCACAAAACCAATGCCCGCCATGATGACTGCAGGAAGTAAGAATGTGTCATTTCCTAAGAGGGTTAAAAAATAGAATACAAGACCTATTAGAAAGATAGTGAATGAACCTATACTGAATACTTTTTTCAATTGTATCCCTCCTCTTTTCTTTCTACACATGTTAGATTTTTTATAATCATTCTTTATCCGTCCCTCAATAGGATATTCAATAGAAACGAACAAACCAACCCCGACACCGCTGCCACCAGCCCGTTCAATCCGATTGCAGTTAAGCTTAAACCACCCCATCCGCCAAAGGCCAGACTTATAATCCAGCAGAGGGAAGATAGCAGGAACACCCCAAAAAATAACTTCACATTAAAAAAGGAAGGGATCCTACCGTACCTCTGCAAAGCCTGTAAAACACACGCAACAACAGCCCCGATGACGACCAACGTTAACACATCAATGGACATGAAGAATGCCTCCCCCGTCAGTTTCTGTTTTTATCCATCCACTCTACAGCGTAGTCCACCATATGTTTCATCGGGATGAAATAGCTCTTTGCATCACCTACATTCCCCTGTTTCACTTTGCCTGTTTCCCTGTGAAAATCATCAAACAACCGGTCAAAATCGTCTGACTCATTATTGATATCACGATACGTGGTCCACACTTCTTTCATGCCTTTTTTAATTTTGATATCCCATATTTTTTCTTTCACAAAGGTGTTGTCTTGCCTGTATTCAGCGAGGTGCAGTGAGGTATTTGAATTCGTCGGGGCACCAAGGAGAAGGATGCTGCCACTCAGTTCATATACCTTTCCCAACGGGGAGTGTGCATTCATGGAGTAGTCGAGACCATGTTCCTGCGTGATGCGGGCAGCGTCTTTCCCCCAAGCAGCGAATGATGTGTGGGGGTGCGGGCTCCGTTTCACCCCATCCTGCTTTCTGAATGTCTCAGGGATGAAACCCATATAAGAGGTCGGGGTCAGATCGGGGTGAAAGGTCGGCATGTTTTCCCGGATGAGTTCCAGCTCTTCCTCCGTATATCCTCTTCCATATTCCGTCGGGTCGCATAGATGCTCGGTTTGGGTGGGCATCACAATATTCCCACCAGTACCAACTGCCTCTTCCAGTGCCAGGATGACAGACACCGGTCCACCTATGACTCTGCCGATTGATTTTAAGGAGGAGTGGACGATGAGTGTCATTCCTTTTGTGACGCCGAGTTTCTTTAAATCTTCTACAATATGTTCTTTGGTAATGAGTCTTCCATTCTTCATAACTTATTCACCTTTTTTCTCGGTTTAAGCTGATTCGTCCCCATGAAATAGCTGCTGACGCCAAGCATCATCCCACCGCCGACACTTAATAACACACCCAGGCTGACGATATATGTAGATAAATAGATTCCCAGCATAAAGAGTAGTAACCCTGTTATGAATAGAATTGGACCTATTTTCATGATTGGTTCCTCCGAACATTACGGTTTGTAATTCCAATTATTTCAAATCAGAAAGAAATTCACAATCTTTTTTTCTACTCAGGAAGTGTAGTGTTGGCTCTCATACTCCAAAACGATGAGCTAAACACTCCCCTCAGAGTTTTAACTTCTCTGTATCGATTCCAGCTTCCTTCAACTTCAACTCTGCATCATCCTCAATGATGTCCTTGAATATCTGTAATGCACCGTCAAACTCGACATGCTTATCCATCATAAAGCTCATCCTATGTTCAACTTCAATCCACGTTGAAATGTTTGCTTCATTATGTTGGATCTGCGCTTCCAATTTATCCAAGGCGTTAGCAACTTTGGCTTCATACGTTTCTTTCTCTTCAAACTCATGCCAGAGATCGTATAGCACATCTCCTAAAGCATTTCCCAGCATATCTCGTATTTTCTCAATTACCTTTCTCTCATTGAATGCCTTCTGTTCCTTCGCTGCTTGGTCATGCATCGTGTCAAACGCCGGAATGTCCCCTGCTTCTGCCTCCACGAGATCATGAATGATGATCATTTTTAATAATTTCTCCAAATCCACTTTCTCTGTTAAATATGGTTCTATTAGCATCGCCATCAGGGAGACTCTCCACGTATGCTCGGCGACGCTTTCCTGTCTTCCGTTCGAGAGCCAGCTGTGCCTCATCTCAGTTTTCAGCTTTTCTCCCAGTTTGATGAGTTCCAATATGTTTACAAGATTTGTTTTCATTTATATTTTCCCCTTCTTTAATCTCCGCTTCAGGCTTCGTATTTGTCCCCGGTGATTGATTTCATCTTCCATGACGTGAAACCAAAGGTAGTAATGGTTAAACGGGACACCATTCGGCCACTCATTCTCTCCGAAAAGCCAGTCATCGTTTCTTTTTTTAAGCTCGGACAGGGTCTTCTCCCTGACGGCTGAAAGCTCGTTGATGTAGTACTGAATGGGATGTCCTTTTATGGTCTTCCCAGCTTCCTCACCGAGTTTCAGTGCGGCTTTCCATTTCTCCAACTCAACCTCGTCGATGTCCCGTCCTTCAAATGAAATAACCCCATGGACAAACTCAATGGAAGCAATATGGAGGAGAAGTGATCCAATGGTATTCACATCGCCTTCTGGCAACTGATCCAACTCTTCTTCAGTGAGATCCTTGATTTCTTCCACTGTCACAGCCCGGGTGTGTTCCAGCATTGAAACGAGTTCCACCATTGTTTTTGTGTAACCACCGTTATTTTTAATACGGTAATCAATCATGTCCATTCCCCCTAACCAATCTATCCTACATTTTACCAATTCCCTCCATTTTTAATAGACTGATATTTTGGAGATAGGAGTGATATAATGAAATTAGATACAAAAAAAAGAAGCTTTTTTGAAGCTCCTTCCGTCTCCGCATCCTCCATAGTATGATGCGCTTCATAGCGGCTGTTTCACATTCTTTTCCCTTTTAGGAACCAATATTTAAATATCCTGAGATTTCATTTTATTTAATTCTTGAGTCCTTTCTTTTTTCAGATCTTTTCTCCCCCTGAACCACTCTTCCATTAAAAAAGCTACACCTACTACCACAACCAGAAAAGCAGTCAATACTTTTAACTGCCCCACTAAAACGAAATAAGTCATGGCAGCTACAAAGATTGCAGGTATTAAAAATCCCCAATATATACTATCTCTTTTAGCCAAAAAATACTGGAACCCAAAAGTAACCACAATTAATAAAAGTTGAAGCCACTCATTCATTTCACTTATCCTCCAATTCATTTTTATATTTTTCAATAATCAACTTTGCGTCCTCCAAACTGAC
Coding sequences within it:
- a CDS encoding sigma-70 family RNA polymerase sigma factor, whose translation is MDKESVYQEYADFIFRYLVTLTHDPQSAEELTQETFYQAIKSINHFHDNGKAKFSTWLCSIAKNVWLQELNRERKKHRLVESLGNEPAPINSLEEQYIQNEDKILFFKQAQQLSEKKRELLYLRLLGDLSFKEIGSILGETENWARVTFYRAKQQIRKGDKKYES
- a CDS encoding HD domain-containing protein → MKTNLVNILELIKLGEKLKTEMRHSWLSNGRQESVAEHTWRVSLMAMLIEPYLTEKVDLEKLLKMIIIHDLVEAEAGDIPAFDTMHDQAAKEQKAFNERKVIEKIRDMLGNALGDVLYDLWHEFEEKETYEAKVANALDKLEAQIQHNEANISTWIEVEHRMSFMMDKHVEFDGALQIFKDIIEDDAELKLKEAGIDTEKLKL
- a CDS encoding DinB family protein, translated to MIDYRIKNNGGYTKTMVELVSMLEHTRAVTVEEIKDLTEEELDQLPEGDVNTIGSLLLHIASIEFVHGVISFEGRDIDEVELEKWKAALKLGEEAGKTIKGHPIQYYINELSAVREKTLSELKKRNDDWLFGENEWPNGVPFNHYYLWFHVMEDEINHRGQIRSLKRRLKKGKI
- a CDS encoding aminoglycoside phosphotransferase family protein, which translates into the protein MIIGTPIATGNTAKVYLYKNKIYKVFNESLPVEESQKEAKKQQYAHSCGLHVPEIYDVTNLDGKQVIIMEHIKGRTLGDLLTDHMEKAEYYMGMSVDIQMRMHQINAHSIEPMSEKLRRQIESAPDLEDGVKTRLLKKLDSMIFEKKLCHGDFHLYNLILSENNVTIIDWVDSSAGDRRADVYRSYLLYSQVSEELAELYMRLYCEKSGLSKDEIFQWAPIIAAARLSERVSSEDPKRLLEIVHQV
- a CDS encoding AAC(3) family N-acetyltransferase; translation: MKNGRLITKEHIVEDLKKLGVTKGMTLIVHSSLKSIGRVIGGPVSVILALEEAVGTGGNIVMPTQTEHLCDPTEYGRGYTEEELELIRENMPTFHPDLTPTSYMGFIPETFRKQDGVKRSPHPHTSFAAWGKDAARITQEHGLDYSMNAHSPLGKVYELSGSILLLGAPTNSNTSLHLAEYRQDNTFVKEKIWDIKIKKGMKEVWTTYRDINNESDDFDRLFDDFHRETGKVKQGNVGDAKSYFIPMKHMVDYAVEWMDKNRN
- a CDS encoding zf-HC2 domain-containing protein, encoding MNHNVFKDLVPSYIEHLTSEETNSQMEVHMEQCKNCREYLQDMQEEWLSENVHEQAKEDKNIDYLKKVRSNNRKKILTIVTSLLSLFLILILGYYLLFIRMWIADTKDVETTIQNQGNTVTLSFKSKQDNHHLLIRKEQLNQEYTDWMIVYEKREDLSTKENLKDEINITYTFLDENTLLLDNGKEKKLTDDDKISIQYKNSTKDISLKDLYHHEN